From the genome of Microbacterium lacus, one region includes:
- a CDS encoding sugar phosphate isomerase/epimerase, with protein sequence PSHFVWQQLDYVAFVLDFAEHIFHVHVKESITNLDGRNGVLGSHRPWADPRRGWTFVSTGHGAVRWEPLFRALNAIGYTGPTSVEWEDAGMDRLIGAPEALAFVRRLNEITPPAAAFDAAFSTK encoded by the coding sequence ACCCGTCGCACTTCGTCTGGCAGCAGCTGGACTACGTCGCGTTCGTCCTGGATTTCGCCGAGCACATCTTCCACGTGCACGTGAAGGAGTCGATCACGAACCTCGACGGCCGCAACGGTGTGCTGGGCTCGCACCGGCCATGGGCCGACCCGCGCCGCGGGTGGACCTTCGTCTCGACCGGTCATGGCGCGGTGCGCTGGGAGCCCCTCTTCCGCGCGCTCAACGCGATCGGCTACACCGGCCCCACGAGCGTCGAGTGGGAAGACGCCGGAATGGACCGCCTCATCGGCGCCCCCGAAGCCCTCGCCTTCGTCCGCCGACTCAACGAGATCACGCCGCCCGCCGCCGCGTTCGACGCCGCCTTCTCGACCAAGTAA
- a CDS encoding alpha/beta hydrolase, whose protein sequence is MPEFIDAHGIAIVYDVHPAQGTPRGVVQLAHGVGEHAGRYSDLIAALTAAGFAVYADDHRGHGRTGLKQHSEDPSRLGRLGKGGLPATVDAVWQFTELIRAENPDLPLILLGHSWGSFLAQMLVNDHAEAYDALVLSGSALRWPGSLNSGDLNAPWKHKDATGTEWLSTDAAVGQAFLDDPLTTSTPLLKLFGPIDAARLMGKPKRNLGRDIPTLLMVGRDDTVGGPVSVHKLADAYRTRSGFTDVTTFVYPDMRHEIFNEVDRARVFADLLAWLDARFPARD, encoded by the coding sequence ATGCCCGAGTTCATCGATGCGCACGGCATCGCGATCGTCTACGACGTCCATCCCGCGCAGGGCACACCTCGGGGCGTGGTGCAGCTCGCTCACGGGGTCGGCGAGCACGCGGGCCGCTACAGCGACCTGATCGCCGCGCTCACCGCCGCCGGATTCGCGGTGTACGCGGACGACCACCGCGGCCACGGTCGCACGGGTCTCAAGCAGCACAGCGAGGATCCATCACGGTTGGGCCGCCTCGGCAAGGGCGGACTGCCCGCGACCGTGGACGCGGTGTGGCAGTTCACCGAGCTGATCCGCGCCGAGAACCCCGACCTGCCGCTCATCCTCCTCGGACACTCGTGGGGGTCGTTCCTCGCGCAGATGCTCGTGAACGACCACGCCGAGGCGTACGACGCGCTCGTCCTGAGCGGCTCGGCGCTGCGCTGGCCCGGCTCGCTGAACTCGGGCGACCTGAACGCGCCGTGGAAGCACAAGGACGCCACCGGCACGGAGTGGCTCTCCACCGACGCCGCGGTCGGTCAGGCGTTCCTCGACGATCCGCTGACGACATCCACCCCGCTGCTGAAGCTGTTCGGGCCGATCGACGCGGCGCGCCTCATGGGCAAGCCGAAGCGCAACCTCGGCCGCGACATCCCGACGCTCCTCATGGTGGGGCGCGATGACACCGTGGGGGGTCCCGTCAGCGTGCACAAGCTCGCCGACGCCTACCGCACCCGCTCCGGCTTCACGGATGTCACGACGTTCGTCTACCCGGACATGCGGCACGAGATCTTCAACGAGGTCGATCGGGCGCGCGTGTTCGCCGACCTCCTCGCATGGCTCGACGCGCGCTTCCCCGCCCGGGACTGA
- a CDS encoding DHA2 family efflux MFS transporter permease subunit, which translates to MTASSSRVRWFGLVFISLGVALIIVDSTIVNVAIPAIVDDLGISSTQVQWVQEAYTLVFAALLLLFGSLADKFGRRRMMLLGIILFTIASVMAGLAPSGDLLILARLIQGVGGAMVLPTTLSLINATFRGRERGIAFAVWGSTIGGMVAVGPLLGGWLTTAFSWRWAFGINVPLGIIIFIGVLLTVAESREPTYGKIDYLGAVLSVLVFGPLVFGLIEGRTYGWWLTDTPMEIGGFTWPFDLSPVPIAFAISLLALVGFITWELHRKRTGKSVLLEFSLFRISSFRNGNIAAMLISLGEFGIILTLPLWLQFVLGFDALQTGFLLLSLAIGSFMASGFAGATSGKISPVTIVRVGLVAEIIGVASVGLIIGPDAVWGWLIPALFVYGFGVGLATAQLTGVILQDVPVEMSGQGSGTQSTARQVGSALGVAILGTILFTSTAGILTSSLQEQNLPADQIDQVVSAVVDSAGGAIAGLEANPQTADIADAAKTAFSDGTRLSAFAATGFLVIGLIATFSLGGAHKTREQQDAEASTEAEANLLSKDNELS; encoded by the coding sequence ATGACCGCATCGTCGTCCCGCGTCCGCTGGTTCGGGCTCGTCTTCATCAGCCTGGGCGTCGCCCTCATCATCGTCGACTCGACGATCGTCAACGTCGCGATCCCCGCGATCGTGGACGACCTCGGCATCTCCTCCACCCAGGTCCAGTGGGTGCAGGAGGCCTACACCCTGGTCTTCGCCGCGCTGCTCCTGCTCTTCGGAAGCCTGGCCGACAAGTTCGGCAGACGCCGGATGATGCTCCTCGGCATCATCCTCTTCACGATCGCCTCGGTCATGGCAGGTCTCGCCCCCTCGGGCGACCTGCTGATCCTCGCCCGACTCATCCAGGGAGTCGGCGGTGCGATGGTGCTCCCCACCACCCTGTCGCTCATCAACGCGACCTTCCGGGGCCGCGAGCGCGGCATCGCCTTCGCGGTGTGGGGCTCGACGATCGGTGGCATGGTCGCCGTCGGCCCGCTCCTGGGCGGATGGCTCACGACCGCGTTCTCGTGGCGGTGGGCGTTCGGCATCAACGTGCCCCTCGGCATCATCATCTTCATCGGCGTGCTGCTCACGGTCGCCGAGTCCCGCGAGCCGACCTACGGGAAGATCGACTACCTCGGCGCCGTCCTGTCGGTCCTCGTCTTCGGCCCGCTCGTGTTCGGCCTGATCGAAGGCCGCACATACGGCTGGTGGCTCACCGACACGCCCATGGAGATCGGCGGATTCACCTGGCCGTTCGACCTGTCGCCCGTGCCGATCGCGTTCGCGATCTCCCTCCTCGCGCTCGTCGGGTTCATCACGTGGGAACTGCACCGCAAGCGCACCGGCAAGTCCGTCCTGCTGGAGTTCTCGCTCTTCCGCATCTCGTCTTTCCGCAACGGCAACATCGCCGCGATGCTCATCTCGCTCGGCGAGTTCGGCATCATCCTCACCCTGCCGCTGTGGCTGCAGTTCGTCCTCGGATTCGACGCCCTGCAGACCGGTTTCCTCCTCCTCTCCCTCGCGATCGGGTCGTTCATGGCCAGCGGGTTCGCGGGAGCGACGTCGGGCAAGATCTCCCCGGTCACGATCGTGCGCGTCGGCCTCGTCGCCGAGATCATCGGCGTCGCCTCCGTCGGCCTCATCATCGGTCCGGACGCGGTGTGGGGATGGCTGATCCCGGCGCTGTTCGTCTATGGATTCGGCGTGGGCCTGGCCACCGCGCAGCTGACCGGCGTCATCCTGCAGGACGTCCCGGTCGAGATGTCCGGCCAGGGCTCGGGCACGCAGTCCACCGCCCGTCAGGTCGGCTCCGCGCTCGGCGTCGCGATCCTCGGCACGATCCTGTTCACCAGCACCGCCGGCATCCTCACGTCGTCTCTGCAGGAGCAGAACCTGCCCGCCGACCAGATCGACCAGGTCGTGAGCGCCGTCGTCGACTCCGCGGGCGGCGCGATCGCAGGCCTCGAGGCCAACCCGCAGACGGCTGACATCGCGGATGCCGCCAAGACGGCGTTCTCGGACGGCACCCGCCTGTCCGCTTTCGCCGCGACCGGGTTCCTCGTGATCGGGCTCATCGCGACCTTCTCCCTCGGCGGGGCGCACAAGACACGGGAGCAGCAGGACGCCGAGGCGTCGACGGAGGCCGAGGCGAATTTACTTAGCAAGGATAATGAACTAAGCTAA
- a CDS encoding MarR family winged helix-turn-helix transcriptional regulator: MTDSAASPHDLSQEASDLRIATFRLARRMRTQRAVDSMSDGQFGVLAVLFLHGPHTLTQLADRERVSAPAMTRTVNCLQDAGYITRGADESDGRKVVIDLTASGRAVVDETARRRDAWVEEALAELEPGERETLAKAAEIMGRMVNR; the protein is encoded by the coding sequence ATGACCGACAGCGCAGCATCCCCCCACGACCTTTCCCAGGAGGCGTCGGATCTGCGTATCGCCACGTTCCGCCTCGCCCGCCGCATGCGCACGCAGCGCGCGGTCGACTCGATGAGCGACGGCCAGTTCGGTGTGCTCGCCGTGCTGTTCCTGCACGGCCCGCATACGCTCACCCAGCTCGCCGACCGCGAGCGTGTGTCGGCGCCGGCGATGACCCGCACCGTGAACTGCCTGCAGGATGCCGGCTACATCACCCGCGGCGCGGATGAGAGCGACGGCCGCAAGGTCGTGATCGACCTGACCGCATCGGGCCGCGCCGTGGTCGATGAGACCGCCCGACGCCGCGACGCGTGGGTCGAGGAGGCGCTGGCCGAGCTCGAACCCGGCGAGCGCGAGACCCTCGCGAAGGCCGCCGAGATCATGGGGCGGATGGTGAACCGATGA
- a CDS encoding MFS transporter — translation MFRSFSVFNYRVWFIGALVSNIGAWMQATAQNWVVLTELTDNDAAAMGITMALQFAPPLLLVGVTGWVADRFERRKLLMVTQGVLLLLAIALGVMILTGSMTLPIMYGFALALGVVTAFDNPARQAFVSDVVTRENASNAVALNAASFNGARMIGPAVAGVLIVAVGTGWVFLVNAVTFFGMIIALMLIRPHELMPRVNTAGASRLADGFRYVGKRPDLIVIFAMVFLVGAFGMNFPIFASTMALEFGRDADGFGLLSSILAIGSLAGALLAARRDRARLRVVVGGTILFAAAAGVSALMPGYWAYAATLMFTGFAVVTMLTTANGYVQTTTDPALRGRVLALYMAILMGGTPIGAPIVGWVAAEYGPRMAILLGAAAALVAFAIGATWLLASGRVRRSENRRFRLTIDETLPIAVIAPAPEEFSDQVAETTPLRLPPPPLRRAG, via the coding sequence ATGTTCCGGTCCTTCTCGGTCTTCAACTACCGCGTGTGGTTCATCGGCGCGCTCGTGTCCAACATCGGCGCGTGGATGCAGGCCACCGCGCAGAACTGGGTCGTGCTCACCGAGCTCACCGACAACGACGCGGCCGCGATGGGCATCACGATGGCCCTCCAGTTCGCCCCGCCGCTGCTGCTGGTCGGTGTGACGGGATGGGTGGCGGACCGGTTCGAACGGCGCAAGCTCCTCATGGTGACGCAGGGTGTGCTGCTGCTCCTCGCGATCGCGCTCGGCGTCATGATCCTCACCGGGTCGATGACGCTCCCGATCATGTACGGTTTCGCCCTCGCGCTCGGCGTCGTGACGGCGTTCGACAACCCGGCGCGGCAGGCGTTCGTCTCCGACGTGGTCACGCGCGAGAACGCATCGAACGCGGTCGCTCTGAACGCGGCATCCTTCAACGGCGCCCGCATGATCGGCCCCGCCGTCGCGGGCGTGCTCATCGTGGCCGTCGGGACGGGCTGGGTGTTCCTGGTCAACGCCGTGACGTTCTTCGGCATGATCATCGCCCTCATGCTGATCCGTCCCCACGAGCTCATGCCGCGGGTGAACACGGCGGGCGCCTCGCGCCTGGCGGACGGCTTCCGTTATGTCGGCAAGCGCCCCGACCTGATCGTCATCTTCGCGATGGTGTTCCTGGTCGGCGCGTTCGGAATGAACTTCCCGATCTTCGCCTCGACGATGGCACTGGAGTTCGGCCGCGACGCCGACGGGTTCGGGCTGTTGAGCTCGATCCTTGCGATCGGGTCCCTCGCGGGCGCCCTGCTGGCCGCGCGCCGCGACCGGGCGCGCCTGCGCGTCGTGGTCGGCGGGACGATCCTGTTCGCGGCGGCAGCCGGAGTGTCGGCGCTCATGCCCGGGTACTGGGCGTATGCCGCCACCCTCATGTTCACCGGATTCGCGGTGGTCACGATGCTCACGACCGCGAACGGCTACGTGCAGACCACGACCGATCCGGCGCTGCGCGGTCGAGTCCTCGCGCTGTACATGGCGATCCTGATGGGCGGCACCCCGATCGGCGCGCCGATCGTCGGATGGGTCGCGGCGGAGTACGGCCCGCGCATGGCGATCCTCCTGGGCGCTGCGGCCGCCTTGGTGGCGTTCGCGATCGGCGCGACCTGGCTCCTGGCGTCGGGGCGCGTACGCCGCAGCGAGAACCGGCGGTTCCGGCTCACGATCGATGAGACCCTGCCGATCGCGGTGATCGCGCCGGCACCGGAGGAGTTCTCGGATCAGGTCGCCGAGACCACCCCGCTGCGCCTTCCTCCCCCACCCCTGCGTCGCGCGGGCTGA
- a CDS encoding FAD-binding protein — protein sequence MPQNWAGTHVYTAPRIVSASSVEEVRRAVAGDGPVHALGTRHSFTDLPDTTGTLIDLAGLSGGFVLDEDARTVEVAAGTRYGELALWLDGRGWALHNLGSLPHISVGGATATGTHGSGDRNGVLTSAVRGIRFVGADGDVHDVRRGEPDFAALAVGLGAFGVVVALTLAVQPSYRARQDVYQNVSWDAALERFDEVTGAGYSVSVFTRWEPELLGDVWVKTRLEADDDAVADVLLDGTRVIEANPLQGLPDLTVLGGVPGPWMERLPHFRLDGKPSFGDEIQSEYFVPRSSASAALQAMRELAPLVQPVLFVSELRTAASDDLWLSGAYERDFLAIHFTWHNDDAGVRAVLPAVEQALAPFDARPHWGKLHLFDAADMARVHPRLADARAVFEARDPGRRFANAHLERIGVR from the coding sequence ATGCCGCAGAACTGGGCCGGAACCCACGTCTACACCGCTCCGCGCATCGTGAGCGCCTCCAGCGTCGAGGAGGTCCGGCGCGCGGTCGCCGGCGACGGTCCGGTGCACGCCCTCGGCACGCGCCATTCCTTCACCGACCTGCCGGACACGACCGGCACCCTGATCGACCTCGCCGGGCTGTCGGGCGGGTTCGTGCTCGATGAGGACGCCCGCACCGTCGAGGTGGCAGCCGGCACACGCTACGGCGAGCTCGCGCTCTGGCTCGACGGGCGCGGGTGGGCGCTGCACAACCTCGGCTCCCTCCCGCACATCTCCGTGGGTGGGGCGACCGCGACGGGCACGCACGGGTCGGGTGATCGCAACGGCGTCCTCACGAGCGCGGTGCGCGGCATCCGTTTCGTCGGCGCCGACGGCGACGTGCACGACGTGCGGCGCGGGGAACCCGACTTCGCGGCGCTCGCGGTCGGGCTCGGCGCGTTCGGCGTCGTCGTGGCGCTCACGCTCGCGGTGCAGCCGTCCTACCGCGCGCGGCAGGACGTCTACCAGAACGTGTCGTGGGATGCCGCGCTCGAGCGCTTCGACGAGGTGACCGGCGCCGGCTACAGCGTGTCGGTGTTCACACGCTGGGAGCCGGAGCTTCTCGGCGATGTGTGGGTGAAGACGCGCCTCGAGGCAGACGACGACGCGGTCGCGGACGTGCTGCTGGACGGGACGCGCGTGATCGAGGCGAACCCGCTCCAGGGGCTCCCCGATCTCACGGTGCTCGGTGGTGTCCCGGGCCCGTGGATGGAGCGGCTCCCGCACTTCCGGCTGGATGGGAAGCCGTCCTTCGGCGACGAGATCCAGAGCGAGTACTTCGTGCCACGGTCCTCTGCGTCGGCGGCGCTGCAGGCGATGCGCGAGCTCGCGCCGCTCGTGCAGCCGGTCCTGTTCGTGTCGGAGCTGCGGACGGCGGCATCCGATGATCTCTGGCTGAGCGGCGCGTACGAGCGCGACTTCCTCGCGATCCACTTCACGTGGCACAACGACGACGCCGGCGTCCGCGCCGTGCTGCCGGCGGTCGAGCAGGCGCTCGCGCCGTTCGATGCGCGCCCGCACTGGGGCAAGCTGCACCTGTTCGACGCCGCCGACATGGCGCGCGTGCATCCGCGCCTGGCCGACGCACGCGCGGTCTTCGAGGCCCGCGACCCCGGTCGCCGCTTCGCGAACGCGCACCTCGAGCGCATCGGGGTGCGCTGA
- a CDS encoding LLM class flavin-dependent oxidoreductase → MRHGIVILPQTDWPDAAQKWRRAEEYGFDHAWTYDHLSWRSLANQRWHATIPTLTAAATVTGRMRLGLFVASPNFRHPVPFAKELATLDDIAGGRLIVGVGSGGTGFDATVLGQRMLTPRERHDRYVEFADALDTLLRFEEPGSGGIWFRGDWFTADAARMVGAPAQEPRAPLWLAGNGPKAIRYAAARGDGWITTGGPEEDREDWWRGVADLARRFEDAAEAVGRPHIARVLSLDNEVAYSLRSAAAYRDEVARAAELGFTDVVAHWPRESGLYAGDEAVLDDVADRLGSTRP, encoded by the coding sequence GTGAGACACGGAATCGTCATCCTCCCCCAGACCGACTGGCCGGATGCCGCACAGAAGTGGCGGCGAGCGGAGGAGTACGGCTTCGATCACGCGTGGACGTACGACCACCTGTCCTGGCGGAGTCTCGCAAACCAGCGCTGGCACGCGACGATCCCGACCCTCACCGCGGCCGCGACCGTCACGGGGCGCATGCGCCTGGGCCTGTTCGTGGCGAGCCCCAACTTCCGGCATCCCGTTCCGTTCGCGAAGGAGCTGGCGACCCTCGACGACATCGCCGGCGGCCGCCTGATCGTCGGGGTCGGCTCGGGCGGGACCGGATTCGATGCGACGGTGCTCGGACAGCGGATGCTGACCCCCCGCGAACGCCACGACCGATACGTCGAGTTCGCCGACGCGCTCGACACGCTCCTGCGGTTCGAGGAGCCCGGCTCGGGCGGGATCTGGTTCCGCGGCGACTGGTTCACCGCCGACGCCGCACGCATGGTGGGCGCGCCGGCGCAGGAGCCGCGCGCACCGCTCTGGCTGGCCGGCAACGGTCCGAAGGCGATCCGCTACGCCGCCGCCCGCGGCGACGGGTGGATCACGACCGGTGGGCCCGAAGAGGACCGCGAGGACTGGTGGCGCGGTGTCGCGGACCTCGCCCGCCGCTTCGAGGATGCCGCCGAAGCGGTGGGCCGGCCGCATATCGCCCGCGTCCTGTCCCTGGACAACGAAGTGGCGTATTCGCTGCGCAGTGCCGCCGCGTACCGTGACGAGGTGGCCCGGGCGGCCGAGCTGGGCTTCACCGACGTCGTCGCGCACTGGCCGCGCGAGAGCGGACTGTACGCCGGCGACGAGGCCGTGCTGGATGACGTTGCCGACCGCCTGGGGTCGACACGACCCTGA
- a CDS encoding DUF5684 domain-containing protein, with product MTALTSITQQADVTGLTAVQGFFGLVIYIIIVIALWKVFTKAGYPGWLAIIPIVNAFVLVKIAGFSAWLGLLYLIPIVNIIFHIIVSLRVGKGFGQGAVFSIFLLWLLSAIGYLILGFGSATYDKNRVTA from the coding sequence ATGACTGCTCTCACATCAATCACTCAGCAAGCGGATGTCACCGGCCTCACCGCGGTGCAGGGCTTCTTCGGCCTCGTCATCTACATCATCATCGTCATCGCGCTGTGGAAGGTCTTCACGAAGGCCGGCTACCCGGGCTGGCTCGCGATCATCCCGATCGTGAACGCGTTCGTCCTGGTCAAGATCGCCGGCTTCTCGGCGTGGCTCGGGCTTCTGTACCTGATCCCGATCGTGAACATCATCTTCCACATCATCGTCTCGCTCCGCGTCGGCAAGGGGTTCGGCCAGGGTGCGGTGTTCTCGATCTTCCTGCTGTGGCTCCTCTCCGCGATCGGCTACCTGATCCTGGGGTTCGGCTCGGCGACGTACGACAAGAACCGCGTCACCGCCTGA
- a CDS encoding formylglycine-generating enzyme family protein, with product MTDIEMARIAPGRVTLHDARRKRRWTVELEGFEIGVYPVTQELQAELLGEPARHPRRPATDVSWLRAVRLCNAASEWEGLDAAYTFDGEEVTWHVDSDGYRLPTEAEWEYACRAGSTGPHYGPLAEVAWTAADGVSAPQEIGGKLPNLNGLFDTLGNVWEWCWDLLDPARYDQYRVFRGGGYADDAWSVRASTRRGGAPRMHHDDVGVRFARGGFDGTDAAQGWSARADRERADPDGPLPSGWTPRR from the coding sequence GTGACCGACATCGAGATGGCGCGCATCGCGCCGGGACGCGTCACCCTGCACGATGCGCGGCGCAAGCGCCGGTGGACCGTCGAGCTCGAGGGCTTCGAGATCGGCGTGTATCCGGTCACGCAGGAGCTGCAGGCGGAGCTCCTCGGCGAGCCGGCGCGCCACCCGCGGCGTCCCGCGACCGATGTCAGCTGGCTCCGCGCGGTCCGACTGTGCAATGCGGCCTCCGAATGGGAAGGCCTCGACGCGGCGTACACGTTCGACGGCGAGGAGGTCACGTGGCATGTCGACTCCGACGGCTACCGCCTGCCGACCGAGGCCGAGTGGGAGTACGCGTGCCGCGCGGGGTCGACCGGGCCGCACTACGGTCCGCTCGCCGAGGTCGCCTGGACCGCGGCGGACGGGGTGAGCGCGCCGCAGGAGATCGGCGGCAAGCTCCCGAATCTCAACGGACTGTTCGACACGCTCGGCAACGTCTGGGAGTGGTGCTGGGACCTCCTGGACCCCGCCCGGTACGACCAGTACCGCGTCTTCCGCGGCGGCGGATACGCAGATGACGCGTGGAGCGTGCGCGCCTCCACGCGGCGGGGCGGGGCTCCGCGCATGCACCATGACGACGTCGGCGTGCGGTTCGCACGCGGCGGCTTCGACGGGACGGATGCCGCGCAGGGCTGGTCGGCTCGGGCCGACCGGGAACGCGCCGATCCGGACGGCCCGTTGCCGTCCGGATGGACGCCGAGACGCTGA
- a CDS encoding transglutaminase family protein, whose amino-acid sequence MRRLRIEHQTGFTYQGDVSASYNEARMLPGSTDSQFVLSSSLDIEPSASVNHYVDYFGTRVASFDVLSPHSSLTITARSLVEVRPRPLAHPDITWDQLHAEAARSIETVEQLGQSARTRPHAEVAEIARAIAAQHDRPAVAAHEIAMAIGNAVEYMHGITGVHSTAAEAWEARKGVCQDIAHITLGALREVGIPARYVSGYLHPRPEADVGVPVTGESHAWVEWFAGDWQGFDPTNNLDIGDRHVLVGRGRDYNDVPPLRGVYAGPFKSQLHVKVTITREA is encoded by the coding sequence ATGAGGCGCCTGAGGATCGAGCATCAGACCGGGTTCACGTACCAGGGCGACGTCTCGGCGTCGTACAACGAAGCGCGGATGCTGCCCGGATCGACCGACAGCCAGTTCGTGCTCAGCTCATCGCTGGACATCGAGCCGTCGGCATCCGTCAACCACTACGTCGACTACTTCGGCACGCGCGTGGCGTCCTTCGACGTCCTCTCTCCGCACTCGTCGCTCACGATCACCGCGCGCTCGCTCGTGGAGGTCAGGCCGCGCCCTCTCGCGCACCCCGACATCACGTGGGACCAGCTGCACGCCGAGGCGGCGCGCTCGATCGAGACCGTCGAGCAGCTCGGTCAGAGCGCCCGCACCCGTCCGCACGCCGAAGTGGCCGAGATCGCGCGGGCGATCGCCGCCCAGCACGATCGGCCGGCGGTCGCGGCGCACGAGATCGCGATGGCGATCGGCAACGCGGTGGAGTACATGCACGGCATCACCGGTGTGCACTCCACGGCCGCAGAGGCGTGGGAGGCGCGCAAGGGCGTCTGCCAGGACATCGCGCACATCACGCTCGGCGCACTCCGCGAGGTCGGCATCCCGGCCCGCTACGTGTCGGGCTATCTGCACCCGCGCCCCGAGGCGGACGTCGGGGTTCCGGTGACCGGGGAGTCCCACGCGTGGGTGGAGTGGTTCGCGGGCGACTGGCAGGGCTTCGATCCCACGAACAACCTCGACATCGGCGACCGTCACGTGCTCGTCGGGCGCGGCCGGGACTACAACGACGTGCCGCCGCTGCGGGGCGTGTACGCGGGTCCGTTCAAGTCCCAGCTGCACGTGAAGGTCACGATCACGCGCGAAGCGTGA
- a CDS encoding alpha-E domain-containing protein, translated as MLSRIAESLFWIGRYIERSDGTARILDVHLQLLLEDPWIDEDTACRSLLLVMGSIPPPPGEIVRREDVLARLAVDRNNSASIAYSLTSARENARRAREIVSTELWETLNTTNSRMPRRLQTDKVHGFFQWVRERSALAVGIVDSSTSRDEAWQFFTLGRSIERADMTARLLATRSLTEASGPSWTTILRSCGAYEAYLRTYRGMPSATNAAEFLLLDRLFPRSIIYSISRAEDCMSAIDPRADRVGHSNTVLRALGRIRNDLEYRPVSEILNELPEHMDRVQKVTREASEAIRARFFPTQAEPNWIGETS; from the coding sequence ATGCTGAGCCGCATCGCCGAGAGCCTGTTCTGGATCGGCCGCTACATCGAGCGCAGCGACGGCACCGCCCGCATCCTCGACGTGCACCTCCAGCTGCTGCTGGAGGATCCCTGGATCGACGAGGACACCGCCTGCCGGTCGCTCCTGCTCGTCATGGGATCCATCCCGCCTCCGCCGGGCGAGATCGTCCGCCGCGAGGACGTGCTCGCCCGGCTCGCGGTCGACCGGAACAACTCGGCATCCATCGCCTATTCGCTCACGTCGGCCCGCGAGAACGCGCGCCGCGCGCGCGAGATCGTCTCGACCGAGCTGTGGGAGACGCTCAACACGACCAATTCCCGGATGCCGCGACGCCTGCAGACCGACAAGGTGCACGGCTTCTTCCAGTGGGTCAGGGAGCGCTCCGCGCTCGCGGTCGGCATCGTCGACTCTTCGACCAGCCGCGACGAAGCCTGGCAGTTCTTCACGCTCGGCCGGAGCATCGAGCGTGCGGACATGACCGCGCGCCTGCTCGCGACCCGGTCGCTCACCGAGGCCTCCGGTCCGTCCTGGACGACGATCCTCCGCTCGTGCGGCGCGTACGAGGCGTACCTGCGGACCTACCGCGGGATGCCGAGCGCGACCAACGCGGCGGAGTTTCTGCTGCTCGACCGGCTCTTCCCGCGGTCGATCATCTACTCGATCTCGCGCGCCGAGGACTGCATGAGTGCGATCGACCCGCGCGCGGACCGTGTCGGCCACTCCAACACGGTGCTCCGCGCGCTCGGTCGCATCCGCAATGACCTGGAGTACCGACCGGTGAGCGAGATCCTGAACGAGCTGCCCGAGCACATGGACCGCGTCCAGAAGGTGACGCGCGAGGCGTCCGAGGCGATCAGGGCGCGCTTCTTCCCGACGCAGGCCGAGCCGAACTGGATCGGAGAGACCTCATGA